From Micropterus dolomieu isolate WLL.071019.BEF.003 ecotype Adirondacks linkage group LG06, ASM2129224v1, whole genome shotgun sequence:
CTCTCTCATCAAATTGCCCTAGATAGTTAAGAATGCCAGCCTTTCCTCACTCATGATAGCAGTGCAACTTCAACAACGTGCTAAAGACTGATTTCTTATTGCGCTTATGGGCACCGCATGACTGAGGAAAGAAGGTATCTCCATCCTGTATCCCACatgcaaaacaataaaagaaaaataactgcAGAGGAAACGTGAGGAAATGGGTGAAGGGTACTTTTAAGGAAAATCATATTAACAGTTCATACAGTTCAATAAATAAGCTTCCCCCACAGTAGCATAGATCAAGGTGTGAATGAGTGCATACATGCATGTTGAGTGAGCCATGGGTGAGTGAGATGTTGGAATGTATATCTGTGTATGGAGTGACTATATGATTCAGTGAGGCCAGCTTGTTTCAAGATGAACACTGTGTTTGTAGGTAGGGCAGGCTGGGAGGTGAGGGCGAACACAAGTTGGCAGGTGAACTGTACACTGCAGTTTAGAAGCGGATGAAGGTAGCGTCGATCTGGCGTACACTGGGCAGCGCCAGCATGATCTTCCGCCGGTATTGTGGATCCTTCTGTAGAGGGTTTCTTTCGAGATAGACCGTCTCCAGAGACTTGGCGTTCTTCAACTCATCAAGATCTGACCAGTTATCTATCTGATTATCGTTCATCTGGGGAGGGAGTGAAACGCAACATGGACACACTTAGTTTGGTCTTGCAAAGTAGATGAATTAAACCGATTATGTAACATAATAATTTATAACATAAATAAGCTGATTTGGTAACACTTCACTTTTAAGTCCCCCCATTTAGCATTTATTAGCAGcgtataaacatttaataaaaggtttataacacactataatgtagttgGAAGTGTTTATGGATGTATTTGTGAACAACATAGACTGCAGTTTTTGATTAACAATTCTAACTCCTCATGTGGGCAACAATAACTGGATGCTGGTGTATGATCAGATAATGAATGACAATATGGTAAAACACAGTTGCAAAAGATGTTTTCATAGGCATAGTTATAATTGATGATGAATAGATGACATTAATAAAATGGCTTAAAATGTTCCTATAGCTGCTTTACAACTACATTCTagtatgttattttattaatttatatatatatatatatatatatatatatatatataaataaataggacaacacacattaatcaacattgcTCTAAATGTGCCAGTTTTAGCCAGCTAGCTCATTTTTAACTGCAGTCCTTAGGCAAGATGTTTTGAACTGTTTTTGTTAGGAACCATCTATTagatgtttatttactttatttatttgtgcataTAATGCTAAAACTTTTTTCTGTTGAATTAGTGGTAGTATTTATCAATGAACCTAATAATGCAGTTTGTAAACGGTAAATTAAACAGTTGGTatttgattttgacattttgttttactttacatttttcaaCTGTCATCATGACCAACGCCCCTGGGGTCTCTTGGTTCATGTGAGCAGCCTTGAAGCTTTCAAAATGGCCCCTGGGGGATGTGTAAATACCAACAGAGTTGGTAGACACAACAGGAAACTATAAATTTATCCTTTTAAACTTTAACAATTGCATCGCTTTGTGGATCTAGCTAATTGTACTTTCCTTTGAAAACCAGAACTTTTAAAAAAGCATGCATGTGCAGGGCTGGAGTGGGACAAAAAATTGGCCCTGGTATCAGgtggcccaccaaaatcggtcggacacccctcaccaatacaccatccttccatttagggggtcagattaggggtgtgacgaaaaACTGAGAcgtgacattgcacaagattggtggccatgactacaagacaagatttgttgtttaatttaattgtttaatatgtctactatttagaaaaaatatttgttgatgaagattttgagcattaaacacttaatttcctgcattcttgagacattttctgcaccaatttatggtggaaatgtttataaagggaagcacaaaattcaggtggcaggtgacaattcagaatataaaaatataatagaatgcagtaatcagtagcttattattttttttagcttaagttacttttttttggacaacgcagacgtttcttctatatttacaatgcattgcaggcttattgtgcaaataaacctttctcatagcatttaaattttttttatttatattatattatattatatttatattgtataatACACCAATATAAAAAAGACCATCAACATCACAAATGATTGGTACCCAGAACTCCTGCAGGTCTGTCAGATGACTGATGTTTTCAATTTTCTTTACTCGATTGGCTGCAATGTCCAGGGTTGTAAGCTTTTTCTGTGAGGGGAAACAAACAGTGTTTGAATGTACAGAACACACTTTGATGTTTGCAAAATACAAGATGAACAGTTTAGTATTCAATCCTTTCAGAAAAAGGCTCTAGAATTTCTGCAACTCACATTGTTCTCCAAGCCCTCAATGACCTCAATGCCATTGTGGCTCAGATAGAGCTCTTTCAGGCTGACAAGGTTCTGTAGACCCTCAATTTTAGTAATCCGGTTACTCTGTAAAGAAATGTACGCAAAATGATTAACAAATGTTTCCATATACACACTTCAATTGTACTCCTGTAAACACTTGGACAGGTGTTGAAGAGAATCAGTGTGAGAATACCTGAATGCTTAAAACAGTCAGGTTGTGTAAACCCTCCAGATTCTGaagtttagttattttattgGTGCCAAGAAACAAACTCTGCAAAGACGCAAGTGTATCCAGGTTCTCTATGACCTGTGAACACAACAGAGactcaaataaacacaacataatgcTTTTATAATTATTTCACTAATGTCCTATGATATCTTATTTTACACGTTTTAATATGTGTAGTATTGATTTGACAAAATTTCTCACTGCCAGAGACCCTTAATGTCATACCCGGATGCGATTGGAGCCCAGCTCCAGCATCTCCAGGCTTGTTAAGTGTTCCAGGTTGGCAATGCTGCTAATTTTGTTGTGTAGCAGAAACAGTTTCTTCACCCGAGTCAACTGCTCCAAACCCTCCACCTTCCTCAGAAGGTTGAAGGATACGTCGAGCTGCCTGTGGATCAACCAAACAAATACGCTCATTAAAGCAAATTGTGAGATGTGGGTTCTTTGTTCTATGTCAGCCAAGTGAAAATTTCTACACCCCAAACAATCACTTGATACTACTGTGCAGTAtgtatttgtaataaataaCTTGACTTTTGCCCTCTTTGGATGGATCTCTATAACATGAGGAAACAATTGAGGCAAAGTTTTCTTCAGACTTACTCCAACTCTGTGAGGTGGTGTAGGTTCTCCAGTTTGCGGATCTGATTGTCATAGAGATCTAGTTCCTGCAGTGAGTTCAGACTGTCGAGGTTTTCTATCTTTTTGATGAGATTCTGGCGTAAGGAGAGTGTCTGCATGACAGATGAtgagaaaacaatgaaaaataagcAATTTTTTTCAGATACAATTAACAAAGAAAAACTAATTCTGTTTAGTTTTTCTAGTGAGGAAAAATAAAGGAATAACCCCAGATTCTTCATACAACACATCAGTCCCTGACAGTGGCACCAAATACTGAGGTTACTTACTTTAGCCTTCTGTAACACCTCCAATCCTTCAATCTTCCCAATACGGCAATGAACGAGATCAACATCCTAGAAAGACAATAGACAGCTTAGGATGACATACCGTCTataagtaatagtagtagttatTAGGGTTTATTGTGTCATGTACAAACAAGCCCTCAGCCCACACATGGAAGTTACAGACACCAAAAATATAGTTGCAGTAGTAAAACATTAGtcagtttttaaaatatatattatatataataaaacctACCACAAAGTAAACCTCCTAGAACACAACTGCAGTATTTTATAAGCATCCAACCAAACGAGTCATTAGAGATGAAGGACGTTTTActacaaagtattaaaatataaacaatgtgACAGTCGCTACAACCAAACAGCAGCAGTATTTCCAGACCATCTTCTAACCTCTTCCTCTGGATCCAATGTTATGGTGTCCATGTCAACAGGAGACTCTTCTTTACCTTTAATGAGAGCAAGAATAAAGTATATAAACTAATCTGGCCACTGCGTCAGGGCAGTGTGGTCACAAGCATGAAATAGACACAAATggctttttttaaagcagttgAGAAGACTCGTGGTTATATAAAGCTGCTGATGTGATGTGTTGGTCACGAACAAGTTGGCTCTATGAGCTGGCTCTTTCAAGTGAACGATGGGAGCCGGCTCCCGTCTGAGAGCCGATGTCATTAGTAGGGTGATATTTATTGTTATACAACTTGGATAGTTACTCTTGTCACGTCACACTTTTTAACCATTAATATGACAGAAAAATTCAATGTACTGCAGATTAAGAATCATGCGTATTTATTTCTTACAACAAGTAAGAATGTAATTCAGTGACCAGCAGAAGAGGTACTGAATGAATAGCCTCTTGGAAAGGAACTGAGCCATAAGATCCCTTCAAAGAGCCGTAATTCCCATCACTAGTAGCTAGACTAACTGCTCTTTGTCACACTTTTGATCATGTGTGTTGAAGTGATATCACAGCTGTAAGCCTGACTTGTGTCCCTCTCTGTGTGGCAGTGCTGAAGATGTGATGATTTACTTGTGGTAGCGGGCTGATTGGGGTCCACGTCGCCATTGATACTCCTCCTCCTGGTCTCATCATCACCAGACTCCTCAGACTCACCCCTTCTGTCCACTACAGtaggcagacagaaagaaagaagtgaaGCTTAATGCATAGATACAGTGTTGTTGCCTGATTATGTCTCAGTGACACATTAAGCTAATGCGCATGTAATATGATGCAACGGCGAGGCCCAGCTCCACCTCGCCCACTGTGCAGTCAGGGTGTATCATGTGGATCATCAAGCCTCTGTTTGGCTGTCACCGGGGTTTACAGAGCATGGTTATAAACTAGGTCATGTTTCTGCAGCCTGCAACATGCGAAAATTGCGAAAACACGTGTCGGGATTACATTTACCACTGAATTCAATAGGTTAGTTTGCATTGTCGTGGGTGTGATCCCAGTTACATTTCCAAGCTCACCAGTTTAGATATACCTCGCAAGCTAAGGCTAGCTTACTCTCATTAACACACAGGCTAAATGCTGCTAAC
This genomic window contains:
- the ppp1r7 gene encoding protein phosphatase 1 regulatory subunit 7 isoform X1, with the protein product MASRSVGELQEMEVDRRGESEESGDDETRRRSINGDVDPNQPATTSKEESPVDMDTITLDPEEEDVDLVHCRIGKIEGLEVLQKAKTLSLRQNLIKKIENLDSLNSLQELDLYDNQIRKLENLHHLTELEQLDVSFNLLRKVEGLEQLTRVKKLFLLHNKISSIANLEHLTSLEMLELGSNRIRVIENLDTLASLQSLFLGTNKITKLQNLEGLHNLTVLSIQSNRITKIEGLQNLVSLKELYLSHNGIEVIEGLENNKKLTTLDIAANRVKKIENISHLTDLQEFWMNDNQIDNWSDLDELKNAKSLETVYLERNPLQKDPQYRRKIMLALPSVRQIDATFIRF
- the ppp1r7 gene encoding protein phosphatase 1 regulatory subunit 7 isoform X2 produces the protein MATVDRRGESEESGDDETRRRSINGDVDPNQPATTSKEESPVDMDTITLDPEEEDVDLVHCRIGKIEGLEVLQKAKTLSLRQNLIKKIENLDSLNSLQELDLYDNQIRKLENLHHLTELEQLDVSFNLLRKVEGLEQLTRVKKLFLLHNKISSIANLEHLTSLEMLELGSNRIRVIENLDTLASLQSLFLGTNKITKLQNLEGLHNLTVLSIQSNRITKIEGLQNLVSLKELYLSHNGIEVIEGLENNKKLTTLDIAANRVKKIENISHLTDLQEFWMNDNQIDNWSDLDELKNAKSLETVYLERNPLQKDPQYRRKIMLALPSVRQIDATFIRF